A portion of the Nitrospira defluvii genome contains these proteins:
- the hemE gene encoding uroporphyrinogen decarboxylase — MNDRFLKACRREPVDCTPVWFMRQAGRYMIEYRRLREKYSILELCKTPELAAQVTMQPIDRFDLDAAIIFADILLPLEPMGLSLEFAEGEGPIIHNPVRDRAAVDRLKVMDDGGLQYVMDAISLTRTMLAGRVPLIGFAGAPFTLASYAIEGGSSRNYIHTKQMMYGEPEVWHRLMDTFARVITGYLRRQIKAGAQAVQLFDSWVGCLSAGDYAEYVMPHVQLIFDGLKHEGVPLIHFGTGTTAILKSMRQAGGDVIGIDWRIPLDEAWAMVGHDRAVQGNLDPVALFAPIPEIERRVADILRRAGGRPGHIFNLGHGILPNTPVEHVAATIDLVHRLSKT, encoded by the coding sequence ATGAATGATCGATTTCTCAAAGCGTGCCGGCGCGAACCGGTTGATTGTACGCCGGTCTGGTTCATGCGCCAGGCAGGTCGGTACATGATCGAGTATCGACGCCTCCGGGAAAAATACTCCATTCTTGAATTGTGTAAGACGCCGGAATTGGCGGCGCAGGTCACCATGCAGCCCATCGACCGGTTTGACCTTGATGCGGCCATTATCTTTGCCGACATTTTGCTGCCGCTTGAGCCGATGGGGCTGTCTCTGGAATTTGCCGAAGGTGAAGGGCCGATCATTCACAATCCGGTTCGAGATCGCGCCGCTGTGGACCGACTCAAGGTCATGGATGACGGCGGCCTGCAATACGTGATGGATGCCATCAGCCTCACCCGCACGATGTTGGCCGGCCGGGTGCCGCTGATCGGCTTTGCCGGTGCTCCGTTCACGCTGGCGAGTTACGCCATCGAGGGAGGCAGCTCTCGCAACTACATCCATACGAAGCAGATGATGTATGGTGAGCCGGAAGTCTGGCACCGCCTGATGGATACGTTCGCACGGGTGATCACCGGCTATCTCCGTCGGCAAATCAAAGCCGGCGCTCAGGCCGTGCAGTTGTTCGATAGTTGGGTGGGCTGCCTGTCGGCCGGGGACTATGCCGAATATGTCATGCCGCATGTCCAATTGATTTTCGACGGCCTCAAGCATGAAGGGGTGCCGCTCATTCATTTCGGCACGGGGACGACGGCCATCCTCAAGTCAATGCGACAGGCGGGCGGCGATGTGATCGGCATTGATTGGCGTATCCCTCTTGATGAGGCCTGGGCCATGGTGGGGCACGATCGTGCGGTGCAAGGAAACCTGGACCCGGTAGCCCTGTTTGCGCCGATACCTGAAATCGAGCGACGAGTGGCGGACATTCTCCGGCGGGCGGGAGGCCGTCCGGGGCACATTTTCAATCTTGGACATGGGATCCTCCCCAATACGCCCGTGGAGCATGTCGCGGCCACGATCGATCTCGTCCATCGGTTAAGCAAAACATAA
- a CDS encoding acyl-CoA desaturase translates to MSSDLHPLTLPETGELPKTAVQPVESSHNDNPWLTILRWFDSWAGIEKMETDTAPASVDWLRAIPLITVHLICLGVFIVGWSWVAVGVCAAFYFIRMFAITGWYHRYFSHRTFKTSRACQFAFALLGSSCAQRGPLWWAGHHRHHHIYSDKPEDTHSVRQGGFLWAHIGWISSKKFFPPRLKSIGDFAKFPELRFLDRFDTLVPTICGFGMFGLGKLLETYAPGLGTNGPQMLIWGFFVSTVALLHGTCTINSLSHVYGSQRYKTGDDSKNNFILAMITLGEGWHNNHHYYAASTRQGFYWWEIDITYYMLRAMQAVGLVWDIREVPVHVREGKNKLA, encoded by the coding sequence ATGAGTAGTGATCTGCATCCGCTCACCTTACCCGAGACCGGTGAGCTCCCGAAAACCGCCGTACAACCGGTTGAATCTTCTCACAATGACAACCCCTGGCTGACGATCCTCCGGTGGTTCGATTCCTGGGCCGGCATCGAAAAAATGGAAACCGACACCGCCCCGGCTTCGGTCGACTGGCTGCGCGCCATTCCCCTCATTACTGTCCACCTCATTTGTCTCGGGGTCTTCATTGTCGGCTGGAGTTGGGTCGCCGTAGGGGTCTGCGCCGCCTTCTACTTCATCCGCATGTTTGCCATCACCGGTTGGTACCATCGGTACTTCTCGCATCGCACCTTTAAGACCTCACGAGCCTGTCAGTTTGCCTTCGCACTGCTCGGCTCATCGTGCGCCCAACGTGGCCCCCTCTGGTGGGCCGGCCACCATCGGCACCACCACATCTACTCGGATAAGCCGGAGGATACCCATTCCGTGCGCCAGGGCGGATTCCTCTGGGCCCATATCGGCTGGATCAGCTCGAAGAAATTTTTCCCTCCGCGCCTGAAGAGCATCGGCGACTTTGCGAAGTTCCCTGAACTCCGCTTCCTGGATCGCTTCGACACGCTGGTCCCCACCATCTGTGGGTTCGGCATGTTCGGGCTGGGCAAATTACTGGAAACCTATGCGCCGGGCCTCGGCACGAACGGTCCGCAAATGCTGATCTGGGGATTCTTCGTCTCCACAGTCGCTTTGCTCCACGGTACCTGCACGATCAACTCGCTTTCGCATGTGTATGGATCTCAGCGCTACAAGACGGGGGACGACAGTAAGAACAACTTCATCCTTGCCATGATCACCCTCGGCGAGGGGTGGCACAACAACCACCATTACTATGCCGCCTCGACCCGCCAGGGATTCTATTGGTGGGAGATCGACATTACCTACTACATGCTACGCGCGATGCAGGCGGTGGGCTTGGTGTGGGATATCCGTGAAGTCCCGGTGCACGTCCGGGAAGGAAAGAATAAACTCGCCTGA
- a CDS encoding DMT family transporter translates to MPQLALLLTTIVWGATFPATKAALEQISPLSFLFLRFLLGMLVVFMVLLLMRRELTWNAGMVRMSLVASSWLFLGYVLQTVGLHLTTASNSAFITVLYVVFVPLYLRRLGAHTWVSNGIALVGLWFLVKPTASANLGDLLTLGSAAAFAAHIVCLERYTRVTDALSLFAWQLVMMTVAMLGAMWWEHPTPAMFEPSRVLVVGLVVTGVLATGAFGVQMWAQQLLPAQQVALLFAAEPAVAAWMAWYFLGETLDAQGWFGSVMILGGVLLGSWVTGEGTAARGEPVTVGPDGGERGAEVRE, encoded by the coding sequence ATGCCTCAACTTGCGCTGCTCCTCACAACCATTGTGTGGGGAGCAACGTTTCCGGCCACGAAGGCCGCGCTCGAACAAATCTCCCCGTTGTCGTTTCTCTTCCTGCGGTTTCTCCTCGGCATGCTCGTGGTGTTCATGGTGCTTTTGCTCATGCGCCGTGAGCTGACGTGGAATGCCGGCATGGTACGGATGAGCCTGGTTGCAAGCAGCTGGCTGTTTCTCGGTTATGTGTTGCAGACGGTGGGCTTGCATCTGACGACGGCGTCGAACTCGGCATTTATTACCGTGCTGTACGTCGTGTTTGTGCCCCTTTACCTCCGCAGGCTGGGTGCGCATACGTGGGTGTCCAACGGGATTGCCTTGGTCGGGCTGTGGTTCCTGGTTAAACCCACGGCTTCCGCCAACCTTGGAGATTTGCTGACATTGGGCAGCGCGGCGGCGTTTGCCGCGCATATCGTGTGTTTGGAACGGTATACGAGGGTGACCGATGCCCTGTCGCTATTCGCCTGGCAATTGGTGATGATGACGGTGGCCATGTTGGGGGCGATGTGGTGGGAGCATCCGACGCCGGCCATGTTTGAACCGAGCCGAGTGCTGGTGGTCGGGCTCGTGGTCACCGGGGTGCTGGCGACCGGTGCATTTGGGGTGCAGATGTGGGCGCAGCAACTCTTGCCGGCCCAGCAAGTCGCACTATTGTTTGCCGCGGAGCCGGCTGTGGCGGCCTGGATGGCCTGGTATTTCTTGGGCGAAACCCTGGATGCCCAGGGGTGGTTTGGCAGTGTGATGATTCTTGGTGGGGTCTTGCTCGGTTCATGGGTAACAGGTGAGGGGACCGCGGCGCGGGGTGAGCCTGTGACGGTGGGTCCTGATGGAGGGGAACGTGGCGCAGAAGTTCGGGAATAG
- a CDS encoding FmdB family zinc ribbon protein, whose translation MPVYEYRCEQCTHQFEATQSMHARPEDTVCPQCNKTGATRMLSSFASKVKGSHKPGFEEIKAYDMLNERMNRFAKLPPAMGKRVDVSPEMMAGAVTPPEGTPP comes from the coding sequence ATGCCGGTCTACGAATATCGCTGCGAACAATGTACTCACCAGTTCGAAGCCACCCAGTCCATGCACGCCCGACCGGAGGATACGGTCTGCCCCCAATGCAATAAGACCGGCGCCACTCGAATGTTGTCCTCCTTTGCCTCCAAGGTGAAGGGCAGTCACAAGCCCGGATTCGAAGAGATCAAGGCCTACGATATGCTGAATGAACGCATGAATCGATTCGCGAAACTCCCTCCCGCCATGGGCAAGCGAGTGGATGTTTCTCCTGAGATGATGGCCGGCGCGGTCACGCCGCCAGAAGGCACCCCCCCGTAA
- a CDS encoding substrate-binding domain-containing protein, protein MVSRISGLLSASFLLLSALPAFAEVAGSMVIAGHGPEQHVMESLAHAFEKANPRAYIDVVWDDNSKPLEMVKSKQATIAVTGTPEDGFRSVQIAWDGIAIMVHRSNFTKEVSKQEVAELFSGKYKFWADLGGPDTKILLLDRPRNENNRDAFEQLLGIVGKIPDTTKVIAKDEKVIKTVAGTLPPNSAVTYLSLGQALEAVASGVPVRLLPVEKVEPETPTVKDGRYPLRRPVLLLSNNEPDPLVQAFEQFALSDEGQKILSESYTPLPKTSSP, encoded by the coding sequence ATGGTTTCCCGTATCAGTGGATTGCTTTCTGCCTCTTTCCTGCTCCTCAGTGCGCTACCGGCCTTCGCCGAAGTCGCCGGGTCGATGGTGATTGCCGGCCACGGCCCCGAACAGCATGTCATGGAATCCCTGGCCCACGCATTCGAAAAAGCCAATCCTCGGGCCTACATCGACGTCGTCTGGGACGATAATTCCAAACCGCTCGAGATGGTCAAATCCAAACAGGCCACCATCGCCGTGACCGGAACCCCCGAGGACGGTTTCCGATCTGTCCAGATTGCCTGGGATGGTATCGCCATCATGGTCCATCGATCGAATTTCACGAAGGAAGTCAGTAAACAGGAAGTCGCCGAATTATTCTCAGGCAAATATAAATTCTGGGCTGACTTGGGCGGACCGGACACCAAGATCCTGCTGCTCGACCGGCCACGCAACGAAAACAACCGCGACGCCTTCGAACAACTCCTCGGCATTGTCGGCAAGATTCCCGATACGACCAAAGTCATTGCGAAGGATGAGAAGGTGATCAAGACGGTCGCCGGTACGCTCCCGCCCAATTCGGCCGTCACCTATTTGTCGCTCGGCCAGGCGCTGGAAGCCGTGGCCTCCGGCGTGCCTGTCCGGTTGCTCCCGGTTGAGAAGGTCGAACCAGAAACGCCCACCGTCAAGGACGGCCGATACCCGCTGCGGAGGCCGGTGCTGTTACTGTCGAACAACGAACCGGACCCGCTCGTTCAAGCATTCGAACAGTTCGCCCTGTCGGACGAGGGACAAAAAATTCTCAGCGAATCCTATACACCACTTCCCAAGACATCATCTCCCTAA
- a CDS encoding IPT/TIG domain-containing protein, producing MRTYLPVFLGSALAFGLSLVPFAPGHAQEGAMVEGAGYTMFNTESIKGSDTSKLEKDPVCDRSKRPSIGKVEPDEAKPGDKVTIKGENFGSKECFHGVTFSAAPKDKIDYQFVNETTIEAVVPEAKAGMSFIIVVAGGGSAQSKPLLIHAK from the coding sequence ATGCGCACATATCTTCCTGTGTTCCTCGGCTCCGCTCTGGCCTTTGGCCTCAGTTTGGTCCCCTTCGCTCCGGGTCATGCCCAGGAAGGGGCCATGGTGGAAGGCGCCGGGTATACGATGTTCAACACCGAATCGATCAAAGGATCCGACACCTCGAAGCTCGAAAAGGACCCGGTCTGCGATCGCTCGAAGCGCCCCTCCATCGGCAAGGTCGAACCGGATGAAGCCAAACCCGGCGACAAAGTGACGATCAAAGGCGAAAATTTTGGGAGTAAGGAATGTTTCCATGGCGTCACCTTCAGCGCCGCCCCCAAGGATAAGATCGACTATCAATTCGTGAACGAGACGACGATCGAAGCCGTCGTGCCGGAGGCCAAAGCGGGCATGTCCTTCATCATCGTGGTAGCCGGCGGCGGCAGTGCGCAATCGAAGCCACTCCTCATTCACGCCAAGTAA
- the accC gene encoding acetyl-CoA carboxylase biotin carboxylase subunit, whose translation MFRKILVANRGEIAMRIIRGCRELNIATAAIYSEADSSGIYVKKADESYLVGPGPVKGFLDGKQIVEIAKRIGADAIHPGYGFLSENAKFARLCHTSGITFIGPSPETIDLMGSKVKARQIAQQAGLPIVPGTEGGVTSVEEALDFTRRIQYPVMIKASAGGGGRGLRVVRSDQELRENMEVASREALAAFGDGSIFIEKYIERPHHIEFQILGDKHGNIIHLGERDCSIQRRHQKLIEIAPSLVLTPKLRAQMGEAAIAIAKAVNYDNAGTVEFLLDHEGHFYFMEMNPRLQVEHTVTEQITAIDIVRNQISIAAGKPLEIRQKDVTLQGHAIQCRINAEDPRNNFMPCTGTVTAYLSPGGIGVRIDGAVYRDYIIPPYYDALLAKLTVRGRTWEEAVSRMRRSLEEYVLRGVKTTIPFMKNVMMEQDFQAGRFDTSYLDTHPDLYQYEESEEPEDLVLAISAAIAAYEGL comes from the coding sequence ATGTTCCGGAAGATCCTTGTTGCCAATCGTGGCGAAATCGCCATGCGCATCATCCGAGGCTGCCGCGAGCTCAATATCGCGACGGCGGCGATCTATTCCGAGGCCGACTCCTCCGGCATTTATGTCAAGAAGGCCGACGAGTCCTATCTCGTAGGCCCTGGCCCCGTCAAAGGCTTCCTGGACGGCAAACAAATTGTGGAGATTGCGAAGCGCATCGGCGCCGATGCGATCCATCCCGGCTACGGATTCCTCTCAGAAAACGCCAAATTCGCACGGCTCTGTCACACCTCCGGAATCACGTTCATCGGCCCCTCCCCCGAAACGATCGACCTCATGGGCAGCAAGGTCAAGGCTCGGCAGATCGCCCAGCAGGCAGGCCTCCCGATTGTCCCCGGCACCGAAGGGGGCGTCACGAGCGTCGAGGAAGCGTTGGACTTCACCCGCCGCATCCAGTACCCGGTTATGATCAAGGCCAGCGCCGGGGGAGGAGGTCGCGGTCTGCGGGTGGTCCGGTCCGATCAGGAACTGCGCGAGAACATGGAAGTCGCCTCACGGGAAGCCCTGGCGGCGTTCGGCGACGGCAGCATCTTCATCGAGAAATATATCGAGCGCCCCCACCATATCGAGTTCCAGATCCTGGGCGACAAACACGGCAACATCATCCACCTCGGGGAACGGGATTGCTCGATCCAGCGCCGCCATCAGAAATTGATCGAAATCGCCCCGTCGCTGGTCTTGACGCCGAAACTCCGCGCACAAATGGGCGAAGCGGCCATTGCCATCGCGAAAGCCGTAAACTATGACAACGCCGGCACCGTGGAATTCCTCCTCGACCACGAGGGGCATTTCTACTTCATGGAAATGAACCCGCGCCTGCAGGTCGAACACACCGTCACCGAGCAAATCACGGCAATCGACATCGTCCGCAATCAGATCTCGATTGCGGCGGGCAAGCCTTTGGAAATCCGGCAGAAGGACGTCACACTGCAGGGCCACGCCATTCAATGCCGTATTAACGCGGAAGATCCGCGCAACAACTTCATGCCCTGTACCGGCACGGTGACGGCCTATCTGTCACCCGGCGGCATCGGGGTTCGCATCGACGGCGCCGTGTACCGCGATTACATAATCCCCCCGTATTATGACGCGCTGCTGGCAAAGCTCACCGTGCGGGGACGGACATGGGAAGAAGCGGTCAGCCGCATGCGCCGCTCGCTCGAGGAATACGTGCTGCGCGGTGTGAAGACGACCATTCCGTTTATGAAGAATGTCATGATGGAGCAGGACTTCCAGGCTGGGCGGTTCGACACCTCGTATCTCGACACGCATCCGGACCTGTATCAATACGAAGAATCCGAGGAGCCTGAGGACCTGGTGTTGGCGATCTCTGCAGCAATCGCCGCCTACGAAGGACTCTGA
- the oadA gene encoding sodium-extruding oxaloacetate decarboxylase subunit alpha, producing the protein MATKKTKKAAPKKSPAKKAPVKPSRKAAARGDRPLHPTNPEVRLEAAPGKKVLLTDVAFRDGHQSLLATRMRTEDMLPIAQKLDAIGYWSLEVWGGATFDTCLRFLKEDPWERLRALREAMPNTKLQMLLRGQNLVGYRHYADDVLDKFIERSAANGIDVFRIFDALNDVRNLDRAIREVKACGKHVEATICYTVSPVHSIDRFVSMAKQLEDLGTDTLCIKDMAGLLAPLDAYHLIRRLKKAVRVPIHLHSHYTSGMASMSALMAIMGGLDMLDTSVSPLAGGTSHPPTETLIASLRDTPYDTGLDLRQFEPITEHFRNVRRKYRQFESDFTGVDAEILTSQIPGGMLSNLAAQLAEQNALDRMKEVLDEVPRVRKEMGYPPLVTPTSQIVGTQATLNVLTGEQGERYKVITTETKNYFLGLYGRAPGPLDKGIMARAIGDEEPVKGRPADRLEPEFEKLKKDMPPTATTPEDQLSFALFPAIARDFFEARERGDLHPEPLEPAEAKGPAVAHDLHLAPAEFNITVHGENYHVVVSGSGRTTDGRKPYYIRVNDRLQEVSLEPLQEVLAGVPESPEAGGTSKPKRPRPTKPGDVAPPMPGRVVKILVTEGAQVKTGDPLLIIEAMKMESQVPAPMDGRVTAILAAEGDNVKIDETVIQLD; encoded by the coding sequence ATGGCAACGAAAAAGACCAAGAAAGCCGCTCCCAAGAAAAGCCCCGCGAAGAAAGCGCCGGTGAAGCCCAGCCGAAAGGCGGCCGCACGCGGCGATCGCCCGTTGCACCCGACGAATCCAGAGGTTCGCCTGGAAGCCGCGCCGGGGAAGAAAGTGTTGTTGACCGATGTCGCCTTCCGCGACGGACATCAATCCCTCCTGGCCACCAGAATGCGCACGGAGGATATGTTGCCCATCGCCCAGAAACTCGACGCCATCGGCTACTGGTCGTTGGAGGTCTGGGGCGGCGCGACCTTCGACACCTGCCTCAGGTTTCTCAAAGAAGATCCCTGGGAGCGCCTCCGTGCACTCCGCGAGGCGATGCCGAACACCAAGTTGCAGATGTTGCTGCGCGGACAGAATCTCGTGGGCTACCGGCATTACGCCGACGACGTGCTCGACAAGTTCATCGAACGGTCGGCAGCCAACGGCATCGATGTCTTTCGCATTTTCGATGCCCTCAACGACGTGCGCAATCTAGATCGGGCCATCCGCGAGGTGAAGGCCTGCGGCAAACATGTCGAGGCTACGATTTGTTATACCGTGAGCCCGGTCCATAGCATCGATCGCTTCGTGTCCATGGCCAAGCAATTGGAAGACCTGGGGACCGATACCCTCTGTATCAAGGACATGGCCGGATTGCTGGCGCCACTGGATGCCTACCATCTGATCCGTCGGCTCAAAAAAGCCGTGCGGGTACCGATCCATCTACATAGCCACTACACCTCGGGTATGGCCTCCATGTCGGCTCTGATGGCGATCATGGGCGGGCTCGATATGCTGGACACTTCGGTGTCTCCGTTGGCAGGCGGCACCTCGCACCCGCCGACCGAAACCTTGATCGCCAGTCTGCGGGACACGCCCTACGACACCGGGCTGGACCTCCGGCAATTCGAGCCGATCACGGAACATTTCCGCAACGTGCGCCGCAAATATCGACAGTTTGAAAGCGACTTCACGGGCGTAGATGCCGAAATCCTCACTTCACAGATCCCCGGGGGCATGTTGTCGAACCTGGCTGCGCAATTGGCCGAACAAAATGCCCTGGATCGCATGAAAGAGGTGCTGGATGAAGTACCACGCGTGCGGAAAGAAATGGGGTATCCCCCGCTCGTCACCCCGACCAGCCAGATCGTGGGCACGCAGGCGACGTTGAATGTCCTGACGGGTGAGCAGGGCGAGCGCTACAAAGTCATCACCACCGAGACGAAGAACTATTTTCTTGGCTTGTATGGCCGTGCGCCAGGCCCGCTCGATAAGGGCATCATGGCTCGCGCCATCGGCGATGAAGAGCCAGTAAAGGGCCGGCCGGCCGACCGGCTGGAGCCCGAATTCGAAAAACTCAAAAAAGACATGCCCCCGACGGCGACCACGCCGGAGGATCAACTCTCCTTCGCTCTGTTCCCGGCCATCGCCAGGGATTTCTTCGAAGCCCGTGAACGAGGGGATCTCCATCCCGAACCGCTCGAACCGGCCGAAGCGAAAGGTCCGGCCGTGGCGCACGATCTCCATCTCGCCCCAGCGGAATTCAACATCACCGTGCACGGCGAGAATTACCATGTCGTCGTCTCCGGATCCGGTCGCACGACCGACGGGCGCAAACCCTACTACATTCGCGTCAACGATCGTTTGCAGGAAGTGTCCCTCGAACCACTCCAGGAAGTGCTCGCCGGAGTGCCGGAATCTCCAGAGGCCGGCGGCACGTCGAAGCCGAAACGGCCCAGGCCGACCAAGCCCGGCGATGTCGCTCCCCCCATGCCCGGTCGCGTCGTGAAGATCCTCGTGACAGAGGGCGCCCAGGTCAAGACGGGCGATCCGCTCTTGATCATCGAAGCCATGAAAATGGAAAGCCAGGTCCCGGCCCCGATGGATGGACGGGTCACGGCCATCCTGGCCGCTGAAGGGGACAACGTCAAAATCGACGAAACCGTCATCCAGCTGGACTAG
- a CDS encoding alpha/beta fold hydrolase has protein sequence MIRTATLLRVTRVSPQSVAAWVLASLLMSGCAAAPEIPPFFDAIQRIPIHTASVNGHRIAYLDEGQGPPLILLHGYGGSMWQWEYQRPLTGQFRVITPDLIGSGLSDKPNIDYRPQDLIDSISGLMDSLGLPTATLVGSSMGAGVALGLALTHPERVDRLVLIDGFPDHVRERLVSPLMRRAVNTHVPAWLARVGASLFGTRAMEAVLKEIVYDHALVTPLVIDRSNRNRQRTDMITPLLALRDNLPLWEQQFAPRLTEVRHPTLILWGEQDRLFPPQVGRDLQALIPQSRLILIPNAGHIPQWEQPQTVNRLITEFLHP, from the coding sequence GTGATACGCACGGCAACCCTCCTCCGCGTCACGAGGGTTTCGCCGCAGTCTGTCGCGGCCTGGGTCCTTGCGAGTCTGTTGATGAGTGGTTGCGCGGCAGCACCAGAGATTCCCCCCTTCTTCGACGCCATCCAACGAATCCCCATCCACACAGCCTCCGTTAACGGCCACCGCATCGCCTATCTGGACGAAGGCCAGGGTCCGCCGCTGATCCTCCTCCATGGATATGGCGGCTCCATGTGGCAGTGGGAATATCAGCGCCCCCTCACCGGACAATTCCGCGTCATCACGCCGGATCTCATCGGCTCCGGCCTGTCCGACAAACCGAACATTGATTACCGCCCCCAGGATCTGATCGACAGCATCAGCGGCCTCATGGACAGCCTGGGCCTGCCGACCGCAACCCTTGTCGGCAGTTCTATGGGAGCCGGCGTCGCACTCGGGTTGGCGCTGACTCACCCTGAGCGGGTCGATCGGCTAGTCCTGATCGACGGATTCCCGGACCACGTGCGAGAACGCCTCGTCAGCCCGCTCATGCGACGCGCCGTCAACACGCATGTGCCGGCCTGGCTGGCCCGCGTCGGCGCATCGCTGTTCGGAACCCGCGCCATGGAAGCCGTGCTGAAAGAAATCGTCTACGACCATGCCCTTGTGACTCCGCTGGTGATCGACCGCTCCAACCGGAACCGGCAGAGAACGGACATGATCACGCCACTCCTGGCACTCCGGGACAACCTGCCGCTCTGGGAACAGCAGTTCGCCCCGCGACTCACAGAGGTCCGACACCCCACCTTGATCCTCTGGGGCGAACAGGATCGCCTTTTTCCCCCGCAGGTCGGTCGCGATCTGCAGGCCCTCATCCCCCAGTCGCGCCTCATCCTGATCCCCAACGCCGGCCATATTCCCCAGTGGGAGCAGCCGCAAACCGTGAACCGGCTCATCACAGAATTCCTCCATCCTTGA
- the tpx gene encoding thiol peroxidase → MLPDSPSIRHGARFSRILVTLFCLGLSACGTLPGHDKSEFSYKDMPVADGSAVAGEGNNILFQGKPLMLTGMGVKVGDKLRDVKLAQPDLSMIPINETKGKGKVRIISIVPSLDTKVCEQQTHYLSEKNMGLDRMVELITISVDTPFAQKRFAEEAKIANVTFLSDYRAADFGKAHGLLLKDLHLLSRALLVVDKDNKVRYLQITPELAQLPDLEEAFRFARKLVTAS, encoded by the coding sequence ATGCTGCCTGACAGTCCGTCGATACGACACGGTGCGCGCTTCTCCCGAATTTTGGTCACACTCTTCTGCCTTGGACTCAGTGCCTGCGGCACCTTGCCGGGTCACGACAAGAGTGAGTTTTCATACAAAGACATGCCGGTAGCCGACGGCAGCGCCGTGGCCGGCGAAGGCAACAACATCCTCTTCCAGGGCAAACCCTTGATGCTCACGGGCATGGGGGTCAAGGTGGGCGACAAGTTGCGCGACGTCAAACTGGCCCAGCCGGACTTGTCCATGATTCCCATCAACGAGACGAAGGGAAAGGGGAAGGTACGGATCATCAGCATCGTCCCGTCGCTCGACACGAAGGTCTGTGAGCAACAAACCCACTATTTGAGCGAGAAAAACATGGGCCTGGACCGCATGGTCGAGCTCATCACGATCAGCGTCGACACGCCCTTTGCGCAAAAGCGCTTTGCAGAGGAGGCGAAGATCGCGAACGTGACCTTCCTGTCAGACTATCGCGCGGCGGATTTCGGGAAGGCCCACGGCCTGCTGCTCAAAGACCTGCATCTGCTGAGCCGCGCCCTCCTGGTGGTGGACAAAGACAATAAGGTTCGCTACCTCCAGATTACCCCCGAGCTGGCGCAACTGCCGGATCTGGAAGAAGCCTTCAGGTTCGCACGCAAGTTGGTTACGGCGAGTTGA